The Candidatus Sysuiplasma jiujiangense nucleotide sequence AATATCCAGGAAAAGAGAGGCCCAGATGAAAACGAAGCCAGTCTCGGTGTACCTTAAGGCCACGCTAATCACCAGGAACATTATTGAAACATAGAGGGCTGTAGCTCCAATGTCATGGCGATTAATCATTATTTTCGTTTTAGGGTGCTCCTCTGCGTGGCCTTCTTCAACAATGGAATAAGTCTGGTCGAATATGTCTCTCCTGCATGCGTATTTTTC carries:
- a CDS encoding PGDYG domain-containing protein codes for the protein MKAMKKPIPVDYEFAVEDGEIETLEGIMSYKKGDAIITGIKGEKYACRRDIFDQTYSIVEEGHAEEHPKTKIMINRHDIGATALYVSIMFLVISVALRYTETGFVFIWASLFLDIFAGYELGILKELNKGRVRQ